In Pan paniscus chromosome 13, NHGRI_mPanPan1-v2.0_pri, whole genome shotgun sequence, one DNA window encodes the following:
- the LOC129397363 gene encoding small cysteine and glycine repeat-containing protein 9, protein MGCCGCGSCGGCGGGCGGGCGGCGGGCGSCTTCRCYRVGCCSSCCPCCRGCCGGCCSTPVICCCRRTCSSCGCGCGKGCCQQKSCCQKQCCC, encoded by the coding sequence ATGGGTTGCTGTGGTTGTGGAAGTTgtggtggctgtggtggtggCTGCGGTGGTGGCTGCGGTGGCTGTGGTGGTGGCTGTGGCAGCTGCACCACCTGCAGGTGCTACCGGGTGGGCTGCTGCTCCAGCTGCTGCCCCTGCTGCCGCGGCTGCTGTGGAGGCTGCTGCAGCACACCCGTGATCTGCTGCTGCCGCCGCACCTGCAGCTCGTGTGGCTGCGGCTGTGGGAAGGGCTGTTGCCAACAGAAATCCTGCTGCCAAAAGCAATGCTGCTGCTAG